TTCTCACTATTGAACTTGGCTACCCCTCTACTGAAGCTCAAATTACCCAAAGAATGAAGGCTATTCAGGCGGCATCAGGCTACCACACTTTTGTAGCTGTCGCCGATCATAAAGTCATTGGGTATATTGGTATCAACAAGCAACTTGCCTGGGAACAGGATGGTACTTATTTTAAAATTCAGGCGCTGGTGGTGAAACAGGAATATAGAAAAGAAGGTGTAGGTGCCGCCCTTATCCAACATACGGAAGCTTTTGCAAAAGCACAGGGCGCTACCTATCT
This Chitinophaga sancti DNA region includes the following protein-coding sequences:
- a CDS encoding GNAT family N-acetyltransferase; protein product: MSFIIRPFNIDTDIPDTTVLTIELGYPSTEAQITQRMKAIQAASGYHTFVAVADHKVIGYIGINKQLAWEQDGTYFKIQALVVKQEYRKEGVGAALIQHTEAFAKAQGATYLLVNSGNRAERTAAHRFYQNQDFEPKSTGFRKVL